The following are encoded in a window of Verrucomicrobiota bacterium genomic DNA:
- a CDS encoding thiamine pyrophosphate-binding protein produces the protein MRTTSTVSRYLLQRLNELGLQHTFGVPGDYVLDFMDRIVESPIELIGTCNELNAGYAADAYARLNGIGAAVVTYGVGAFSILNAVAGAYAEQVPLVLISGAPKSDQRKGRVRMHHLTSDYQLQLDIFERVTVGSALLSSAETAPRMIDRLLSQCITQKRPVYFEIPVDGVDSPCEAPEPIEFFQQPQSDPMSLEDSVEEAARMLNEAAKPIVLAGVELQRYGLIDAFQRFVEKTNIPFATSLDGKSLLSEDHPLFAGVYIGALSSEKIRDQLEECDCLLSLGVYLNDISTGGFTAHLPEHEAISAHGSQVQIASHFYRNVWLGDFLEKLAEKVKRHDYTRDRYPSSYEIDQPFEPQAETALTPSRFYDAISRQLDDQSILVADAGDSVFAAAEFPIHRPDEFVAQSYYFSIGYSLPATMGVAFARPERRVWLLIGDGAFQMTAQEISTMIRNRLNPVLIVVNNDGYLVERTIHDGPYNDIQQWHYEKLPHAFGDGALTFKVKTEEELMDALAQAKKATDQLVLINTCLPNDKGCEALSRLGKELRAIQTKRTEG, from the coding sequence ATGAGAACGACCTCGACCGTCAGCCGATATCTGCTTCAACGTCTCAACGAGCTGGGCCTTCAACACACCTTCGGCGTTCCCGGTGACTATGTACTCGATTTCATGGACAGGATCGTCGAAAGCCCGATCGAACTCATCGGCACCTGTAATGAGCTGAATGCCGGCTACGCTGCTGACGCCTACGCGCGCCTCAACGGAATCGGTGCGGCAGTCGTTACTTACGGTGTAGGAGCTTTCAGTATTCTCAATGCAGTCGCGGGAGCCTATGCGGAACAAGTGCCTCTCGTCTTGATCAGTGGCGCACCAAAGTCCGACCAGCGAAAAGGCCGTGTTCGTATGCATCACCTTACCTCTGACTATCAACTCCAGCTCGACATTTTTGAGCGGGTTACCGTTGGCTCTGCATTGCTCAGCTCCGCCGAGACCGCCCCTCGGATGATCGACCGTCTCCTCTCGCAGTGCATTACCCAAAAACGTCCGGTCTACTTCGAAATTCCAGTCGACGGTGTGGATTCACCTTGTGAGGCACCGGAGCCCATTGAGTTTTTCCAACAGCCTCAAAGTGATCCCATGTCATTGGAGGATAGTGTTGAAGAAGCAGCCCGCATGTTGAACGAAGCCGCGAAACCCATTGTACTCGCCGGGGTCGAACTTCAGCGCTACGGGTTGATTGATGCCTTCCAAAGGTTTGTGGAGAAAACCAATATCCCGTTCGCGACTAGTCTGGATGGCAAGTCTCTCCTTAGCGAAGACCACCCTTTGTTTGCTGGAGTCTACATCGGTGCGCTTTCCAGCGAGAAGATACGCGACCAGCTCGAGGAATGCGACTGCCTACTGAGTCTGGGGGTTTATCTCAACGACATCAGCACCGGTGGATTTACCGCCCACCTTCCTGAACACGAGGCGATCTCGGCTCATGGAAGCCAGGTGCAGATCGCCAGCCATTTCTACCGCAATGTCTGGTTGGGAGATTTCCTCGAGAAGCTGGCCGAGAAAGTGAAGCGTCACGATTACACCAGAGATCGCTACCCTAGCAGCTACGAAATCGATCAACCCTTCGAACCACAGGCAGAAACCGCGCTTACTCCGTCTCGGTTCTACGACGCGATCAGCCGACAACTCGATGACCAATCCATTCTGGTCGCCGATGCCGGAGACTCTGTTTTCGCAGCCGCTGAGTTTCCTATTCATCGACCCGACGAGTTCGTCGCCCAGTCTTACTACTTCTCCATCGGCTATTCGCTCCCGGCCACTATGGGAGTCGCCTTCGCCCGGCCTGAGAGAAGGGTATGGCTTCTGATCGGAGACGGAGCATTCCAGATGACCGCACAGGAGATTTCGACCATGATTCGCAACCGACTAAACCCAGTTCTTATCGTGGTAAATAATGACGGATACCTCGTGGAGCGAACGATCCATGACGGCCCCTATAACGACATTCAGCAGTGGCATTACGAGAAACTACCCCATGCTTTTGGAGACGGCGCCCTTACCTTCAAGGTGAAGACCGAGGAAGAGCTTATGGATGCACTGGCCCAAGCGAAGAAGGCCACTGACCAATTGGTCCTGATCAACACCTGCCTTCCCAACGACAAAGGTTGCGAAGCACTCAGTCGTCTCGGCAAAGAGCTGCGGGCAATCCAAACCAAGCGTACAGAGGGGTAG
- a CDS encoding class I SAM-dependent methyltransferase, which translates to MSTYDDQSLFGNRKIDGTDQLAFDAVRESEWSPGESLLDFGCGAGRSTSFLLEFGSSVSGVDINNEIIEEARKRVPEAAFYRTTAGQPLPFPDQQFDGFFSSWSLLEESSPNRMAKTLQEIGRTLRPGGSGVIITNTEAFYLGQWLTCYTDFPENEPPLRSGQTVKVKLLPDGPVVTDTFWSDDDYHSFFELSGFSVESALYPLAKDSGSSEWKDETHSAPYVVYFVRKDASIGNQNR; encoded by the coding sequence ATGTCTACCTACGACGATCAAAGCCTATTCGGAAACCGAAAGATCGACGGCACCGACCAACTTGCCTTTGATGCCGTGCGGGAAAGCGAATGGAGCCCCGGCGAATCGCTCCTTGATTTCGGTTGTGGGGCGGGGCGTTCGACTTCATTTCTCCTCGAGTTTGGCTCATCCGTTTCGGGAGTAGACATAAACAACGAGATCATCGAGGAAGCGCGCAAGCGGGTTCCCGAAGCAGCCTTTTATCGGACTACAGCCGGACAGCCACTCCCTTTTCCGGACCAACAGTTCGACGGATTTTTTTCCAGTTGGTCCCTTCTTGAGGAGAGTTCCCCGAACCGTATGGCTAAGACCTTACAGGAAATCGGGCGAACTCTCCGCCCTGGTGGATCGGGAGTCATCATAACCAATACCGAGGCATTCTACTTGGGGCAGTGGTTGACCTGCTACACCGATTTCCCAGAGAACGAACCACCCTTGCGCTCTGGGCAGACTGTGAAGGTTAAACTTCTTCCTGATGGTCCGGTTGTAACGGATACCTTCTGGTCCGACGACGACTACCACAGCTTTTTCGAGCTGAGCGGGTTTTCGGTCGAATCCGCTCTCTATCCTCTTGCAAAGGACAGTGGGTCAAGTGAATGGAAGGACGAGACACACTCCGCGCCTTATGTGGTGTATTTCGTTAGAAAAGACGCTAGCATCGGTAACCAAAACCGGTGA
- a CDS encoding MFS transporter — translation MSERVSHTDLKKPGWAQTISWAFYDWANTGYSMIVLALIFPRLYKGYFGSQLSDDQQTFWFTMTVSVASVCVAVLAPFLGSFGELGGLRKRLLLRFCAIGVVATGACYLVGKDQYELASLVYIVGTVSFYSANLFSDSLLAKVSTKENRHLVSGLGFSFGYTAGFLLLAITVVLTTKAEEFGFSDVGDASRAMFIVAAIWWAVFSLPLAWKIREKPRADRPSTIAMARQSATNTWQTLKEVVSHKPVLWFLVAYLFYIDGVNTIITTASNYGATVGFTQNQIIVGFFIVQIFGVPCAILFGLLGNKIGPRRMIYVAMGIYLVVTIYGALIETEPVVVFGISISEMYILAAMIGMVQGGIQALSRSYFNSLIPVGREVSFFGFYSMIGKSAAILGPILIGSVALLFNNPESPAFSTRLGMGSVSILFVVGAIFLLKAGRAEQRASTES, via the coding sequence GTGTCTGAGCGAGTAAGCCATACAGATCTTAAGAAGCCCGGTTGGGCGCAGACGATCTCTTGGGCGTTCTATGACTGGGCGAATACCGGGTACTCGATGATCGTTTTGGCGCTGATTTTCCCGCGGCTCTACAAGGGGTACTTTGGTTCTCAGTTGTCGGATGACCAACAGACGTTCTGGTTCACCATGACCGTTTCGGTCGCTAGTGTTTGCGTCGCAGTTCTCGCACCTTTTTTAGGGAGTTTTGGAGAACTTGGTGGCTTGCGAAAGAGACTGCTTCTGCGCTTTTGTGCGATCGGTGTCGTTGCGACGGGTGCGTGCTACCTTGTGGGGAAGGACCAATACGAGTTGGCCAGTCTGGTCTATATTGTCGGGACCGTAAGTTTCTACTCGGCAAATCTTTTCTCAGATTCGCTACTGGCAAAAGTGTCAACAAAAGAGAACCGTCACTTGGTCAGTGGGCTTGGCTTTTCCTTTGGCTACACAGCCGGATTTCTTCTTTTGGCAATCACTGTGGTCCTGACTACGAAAGCAGAAGAGTTCGGTTTTTCAGATGTAGGCGATGCGAGTCGCGCCATGTTTATAGTTGCGGCAATTTGGTGGGCTGTTTTTTCACTGCCTCTGGCATGGAAAATTCGTGAAAAGCCCCGGGCTGATCGCCCCTCTACCATCGCGATGGCCCGACAGAGTGCGACTAACACTTGGCAAACGTTAAAGGAGGTTGTGTCCCACAAACCGGTTCTTTGGTTCTTGGTGGCCTATCTTTTTTATATCGACGGAGTGAATACGATCATCACGACCGCTTCGAACTATGGGGCGACAGTCGGTTTTACACAGAACCAGATCATTGTCGGGTTTTTCATCGTTCAGATTTTCGGAGTTCCTTGTGCGATTCTTTTTGGTTTGCTGGGAAACAAGATTGGCCCGCGGCGGATGATTTATGTGGCCATGGGAATTTACTTGGTGGTGACGATTTACGGTGCGTTGATCGAGACCGAGCCTGTGGTCGTGTTTGGCATCTCGATTTCGGAGATGTATATCCTCGCAGCAATGATCGGTATGGTTCAGGGAGGGATCCAGGCCCTTTCCCGCAGCTACTTCAACAGTCTCATTCCGGTGGGTCGTGAGGTTTCTTTTTTTGGCTTCTACAGTATGATCGGAAAGAGTGCCGCAATACTCGGACCCATCTTGATCGGCTCGGTGGCGTTACTATTCAACAACCCCGAGAGTCCTGCCTTTTCCACTCGTCTGGGAATGGGGTCGGTCTCCATTCTCTTTGTTGTTGGCGCAATCTTTCTCCTCAAAGCAGGTCGTGCGGAACAACGCGCAAGCACCGAATCTTAG
- a CDS encoding methyltransferase, with product MSKKLLQSPFPPSSDGPLRDIVHSFIHYPTILVADDLNLFGILDEEPLSRPEIAKKLALDGRPTEAMLGMLVSLSLLDCHEGRYYLTPIANTYLLPRSEYYWGPVFEMNRPLLMGAEPLKKAMLENKTGSFQGKLDSEDSLIDEWDAGEPSDEEARGFTECMHALFWGLAQSVAALVDFGSVTRLLDMGGGSGCFSIAIARQNPEMKCTVVDLKPVCNVTKTFIEKLDAEEQVDVQPGDMFSPDWPSGYDGVFFSNVFHDWWEERCRLMARNSFAALPSGGRIFLFEMLLDDSRNGGLSATGFSMYMVYLMRGKQYSAEELRSFLQDEGFVDFTVQSVTDHFSLVSARKP from the coding sequence ATGAGTAAAAAACTTCTTCAGTCCCCCTTCCCTCCCTCATCCGACGGTCCGCTCCGGGACATTGTCCACAGCTTCATCCACTACCCTACCATTCTTGTCGCAGATGATCTCAATCTCTTTGGGATCCTGGACGAGGAACCGCTAAGCCGTCCCGAAATCGCAAAAAAGCTAGCGCTGGATGGAAGACCTACTGAGGCTATGCTCGGTATGCTGGTATCTCTCTCGCTCCTCGATTGTCACGAGGGACGTTACTACCTAACTCCCATCGCCAACACCTACCTTCTTCCTAGAAGCGAATACTACTGGGGCCCTGTCTTCGAGATGAACCGCCCTTTACTCATGGGGGCAGAGCCGCTCAAGAAGGCCATGCTGGAAAACAAGACCGGTTCCTTTCAAGGCAAATTGGATTCCGAAGACTCCCTAATCGACGAATGGGATGCGGGTGAACCAAGTGATGAAGAGGCTCGTGGATTCACTGAGTGCATGCACGCGCTTTTTTGGGGTCTCGCGCAATCGGTTGCAGCGTTGGTCGACTTTGGTTCAGTCACCCGCTTGCTCGACATGGGAGGCGGTTCAGGTTGCTTTTCAATCGCGATCGCCCGGCAAAATCCGGAGATGAAATGCACTGTCGTTGATTTGAAACCGGTCTGTAACGTCACCAAAACCTTTATTGAAAAACTCGATGCGGAAGAACAAGTAGACGTCCAACCCGGAGACATGTTCTCCCCCGATTGGCCAAGCGGTTATGACGGAGTCTTCTTCAGCAACGTCTTTCATGACTGGTGGGAGGAGAGGTGTAGATTGATGGCGCGAAACAGTTTTGCTGCGCTTCCCTCTGGCGGTCGCATCTTTCTCTTCGAAATGCTCCTTGACGATAGCCGCAATGGCGGGCTTTCCGCCACCGGCTTTTCGATGTACATGGTCTACCTAATGCGCGGTAAGCAATACAGTGCTGAAGAGCTTCGCAGCTTCTTGCAAGACGAAGGTTTCGTGGACTTTACCGTCCAATCAGTCACTGACCATTTCTCGCTGGTCTCAGCCCGCAAGCCGTAG
- a CDS encoding glycosyltransferase family 2 protein gives MVSNEGERISVVIPVYNEAGNLPDLRKKLVTSLEEVGKEWECILVNDGSTDGSAEILDQLQTEDSRFKVIHFRRNYGQTAAMQAGFDAASGDIIVPMDGDLQNDPADIRKMLEKLNEGYDVISGWRIDRKDKKVSRVFVSRIANRVISWISGVRLHDYGCSLKAYRRRVLEGVRLYGEMHRFIPIYASWQGAKVAEIAVNHYPRVHGESSYGLERVFKVILDLMVVKFLHHYSHKPMYLFGGIGLIFFFLGFVSFIWMFWLKLFEEIQLTGTPLPLLTVFMGSLGVISILMGLLAELGTRTYFESQGKRTYIIREADTDSSDVDVFVD, from the coding sequence ATGGTCTCGAACGAAGGAGAACGCATCTCGGTAGTCATTCCCGTTTACAACGAAGCGGGGAATTTGCCCGATCTACGGAAAAAGCTGGTGACATCGCTGGAGGAAGTTGGGAAAGAGTGGGAGTGCATCCTGGTAAATGACGGTAGCACGGACGGCAGTGCAGAGATCTTGGACCAGCTGCAAACTGAGGACAGCCGGTTCAAGGTGATTCATTTTCGTCGTAATTACGGACAAACAGCGGCGATGCAGGCAGGGTTTGATGCAGCGAGCGGAGACATCATCGTGCCGATGGATGGCGATCTTCAGAATGATCCGGCGGATATTCGAAAAATGCTTGAGAAGCTGAACGAGGGGTATGACGTGATCTCAGGTTGGAGGATAGACCGCAAGGACAAGAAGGTTTCCCGTGTGTTTGTGAGTCGTATCGCTAATCGGGTGATATCGTGGATATCGGGGGTGCGTCTTCATGACTATGGATGCTCGCTAAAGGCATACCGCAGAAGAGTTTTGGAAGGTGTGCGCCTCTATGGTGAAATGCATCGGTTTATACCAATCTATGCCAGTTGGCAGGGTGCGAAAGTCGCGGAGATTGCGGTGAACCATTACCCAAGGGTACATGGAGAATCGAGCTATGGCTTGGAGCGTGTATTCAAGGTGATTTTGGATCTAATGGTCGTGAAGTTCCTCCACCACTACTCTCATAAACCGATGTATCTCTTTGGCGGGATCGGGTTGATCTTCTTCTTTCTTGGTTTCGTCTCGTTCATCTGGATGTTCTGGCTCAAGCTTTTCGAAGAGATCCAGCTTACTGGGACACCACTTCCCTTACTGACTGTTTTTATGGGTTCCTTGGGTGTTATATCCATACTGATGGGACTGCTGGCGGAGCTTGGGACTCGGACCTATTTCGAGTCTCAGGGGAAGCGAACGTATATTATTCGTGAGGCGGATACAGACTCATCCGACGTGGACGTTTTCGTCGACTAG
- a CDS encoding glycosyltransferase family 2 protein has product MFKGKKVVVVMPAYNAAKTIVKTHHEVMEQGIVDQVIVVDDQSSDDTVAVAGELAKTTVLSHVTNIGYGGNQKSCYRLALENGGDIIVMVHPDYQYTPQLIPAMVSMIGNGLYSCVLGSRILGGHALAGGMPRWKYVANRFLTAFQNLLMGAKLSEYHTGYRAFSREMIEDLDLSGNSDDFVFDNQMLSQILWKGYKIGEVSCPTKYFPEASSINFRRSTQYGLGCLWNSFLFRMGKMGLVRSKLFSTD; this is encoded by the coding sequence ATGTTCAAAGGAAAAAAAGTCGTCGTGGTAATGCCGGCCTACAATGCGGCGAAGACGATTGTAAAAACCCACCACGAGGTGATGGAGCAGGGGATCGTCGACCAGGTAATCGTAGTCGATGATCAGAGTTCGGACGATACGGTAGCTGTTGCGGGAGAACTGGCTAAAACGACGGTGCTTAGTCACGTGACGAACATCGGTTACGGTGGAAATCAAAAGAGTTGTTACCGGTTGGCTCTCGAGAATGGTGGGGATATCATCGTGATGGTTCATCCGGATTATCAATATACTCCGCAGCTGATTCCCGCCATGGTGTCTATGATTGGGAATGGGCTTTATTCTTGTGTTCTGGGGTCGAGAATTCTCGGTGGTCATGCGTTGGCGGGTGGGATGCCCCGGTGGAAATATGTTGCGAACCGATTTCTGACTGCTTTTCAGAATTTACTCATGGGGGCGAAGCTCTCCGAATACCACACCGGCTACCGAGCATTTTCGCGGGAGATGATCGAGGATCTCGATTTGTCCGGAAATTCAGATGACTTCGTGTTCGATAACCAGATGCTTTCTCAGATCCTCTGGAAGGGATACAAGATTGGCGAAGTATCCTGTCCGACGAAGTATTTTCCTGAAGCCTCTTCAATCAACTTTCGGAGAAGCACGCAGTATGGTCTTGGTTGCTTGTGGAATTCCTTCCTTTTTCGGATGGGAAAAATGGGACTGGTGCGATCTAAGTTATTTTCAACCGATTAG